One part of the Quercus lobata isolate SW786 chromosome 7, ValleyOak3.0 Primary Assembly, whole genome shotgun sequence genome encodes these proteins:
- the LOC115953315 gene encoding uncharacterized protein LOC115953315 isoform X2, with product MCCSSHQPNTVFSGKPQFSPRLSLFEMEGDSMVNVTLENDNQGTSCDKERVDGDKVEEHNVGGLGNEEVETPRAGMVFVSPEEVRNYYSKFAQREGFGIYRRSSRCRDDGKLNYFTLACARAGKRESTAKKKFSLRQSPKTNCKAKVNVALGSDGKFHLCHVILEHNHELSPGMFHSNRCKKSGGPRAQRRSKAKDPAEAIVHQDYPSLVGVATSCEIIPSVEGVNVTKQLANGDKHHLFPNTGHPTSESTLNHLKRRSSALENSQNSQDVFKLALAKKAVELVKSGMVIGLGTGGTSLVIEELGKLIGEGKLKDIVAVGANYHSRLLAKQFGLRTVDLNDVDNIDIVFDGVDEVDFNKNLLKGGEAAHTVQKVVYSMANVCIILAEHTKVVHRLGSKFPVAVEVLPLATSPVSRRLIALGGVPEIRSALRKDGPVITDLGNMIIDVSFPNGIQNPAELEKNINVIPGVVDNGIVSGVATSVLVAVRDGGHVNVMNLEEFVEVVLGWRYATSTL from the exons ATGTGTTGTTCATCCCACCAACCCAACACTGTGTTCTCTGGCAAGCCCCAGTTCAGTCCCAGACTCTCTCTATTC GAGATGGAAGGTGATTCTATGGTAAATGTGACATTGGAGAATGATAATCAAGGGACTTCTTGTGATAAGGAGAGAGTTGATGGTGACAAAGTAGAGGAACACAATGTAGGAGGGTTAGGGAATGAAGAAGTAGAAACACCCAGGGCCGGGATGGTGTTTGTCTCTCCGGAAGAGGTTCGTAATTACTATAGCAAGTTTGCTCAGCGTGAAGGCTTTGGTATATACAGAAGAAGTTCAAGGTGTAGGGATGATGGCAAGTTAAATTACTTTACTCTTGCATGTGCAAGAGCTGGAAAGCGGGAAAGCACGGCAAAGAAAAAGTTTTCATTGAGACAGTCTCCTAAAACGAATTGCAAAGCCAAAGTTAATGTTGCACTTGGCTCTGATGGGAAGTTCCATCTGTGTCATGTCATTCTTGAACATAATCATGAACTGAGTCCAGGGATGTTTCATAGTAATAGATGCAAAAAAAGTGGGGGTCCTCGAGCACAAAGAAGAAGTAAAGCAAAAGATCCAGCGGAAGCAATAGTGCACCAAGATTATCCTTCTCTTGTTGGTGTAGCTACAAGCTGTGAAATTATACCATCAG TGGAAGGAGTCAATGTTACTAAACAGTTAGCAAATGGTGACAAGCATCACCTATTCCCAAATACTGGCCATCCTACATCTGAAAGCACGCTCAATCATCTAAAGAGAAGAAGTTCAGCCCTTGAGAACTCCCAAAACT CACAAGATGTTTTTAAGCTTGCCCTTGCTAAGAAGGCTGTGGAACTTGTGAAATCTGGAATGGTGATTGGACTGGGAACAGGAGGTACATCTCTCGTCATTGAAGAGCTTGGAAAACTAATTGGTGAAGGAAAG TTGAAAGACATTGTCGCAGTTGGAGCAAACTACCATTCACGACTTCTAGCTAAACAGTTTGGTTTGAGAACG GTTGATTTGAATGATGTTGATAACATTGACATTGTGTTTGACGGGGTAGATGAAGTGGACTTCAATAAAAACCTGTTAAAG GGAGGGGAAGCTGCTCATACTGTTCAGAAG GTGGTTTATTCCATGGCAAATGTGTGCATAATATTAGCTGAACACACAAAGGTTGTTCATCGGCTTGGTAGCAAGTTTCCAGTCGCA GTTGAAGTTCTCCCACTTGCCACATCACCTGTTTCAAGGCGGCTCATTGCTCTTGGAGGAG TTCCTGAAATTCGATCTGCCCTAAGGAAGGATGGTCCAGTTATCACAGATCTTGGGAATATGATTATAGATGTGAg CTTCCCGAATGGGATACAGAACCCAGCTGAGCTTGAGAAGAACATCAATGTGATACCGGGTGTAGTTGATAATG GCATTGTTTCTGGGGTTGCAACATCTGTGCTGGTTGCAGTTAGAGATGGCGGTCATGTCAATGTGATGAACTTGGAGGAGTTTGTTGAAGTTGTGCTTGGCTGGAGATATGCAACTTCTACCTTGTAA
- the LOC115953315 gene encoding uncharacterized protein LOC115953315 isoform X1, with product MCCSSHQPNTVFSGKPQFSPRLSLFEMEGDSMVNVTLENDNQGTSCDKERVDGDKVEEHNVGGLGNEEVETPRAGMVFVSPEEVRNYYSKFAQREGFGIYRRSSRCRDDGKLNYFTLACARAGKRESTAKKKFSLRQSPKTNCKAKVNVALGSDGKFHLCHVILEHNHELSPGMFHSNRCKKSGGPRAQRRSKAKDPAEAIVHQDYPSLVGVATSCEIIPSVDSAVEGVNVTKQLANGDKHHLFPNTGHPTSESTLNHLKRRSSALENSQNSQDVFKLALAKKAVELVKSGMVIGLGTGGTSLVIEELGKLIGEGKLKDIVAVGANYHSRLLAKQFGLRTVDLNDVDNIDIVFDGVDEVDFNKNLLKGGEAAHTVQKVVYSMANVCIILAEHTKVVHRLGSKFPVAVEVLPLATSPVSRRLIALGGVPEIRSALRKDGPVITDLGNMIIDVSFPNGIQNPAELEKNINVIPGVVDNGIVSGVATSVLVAVRDGGHVNVMNLEEFVEVVLGWRYATSTL from the exons ATGTGTTGTTCATCCCACCAACCCAACACTGTGTTCTCTGGCAAGCCCCAGTTCAGTCCCAGACTCTCTCTATTC GAGATGGAAGGTGATTCTATGGTAAATGTGACATTGGAGAATGATAATCAAGGGACTTCTTGTGATAAGGAGAGAGTTGATGGTGACAAAGTAGAGGAACACAATGTAGGAGGGTTAGGGAATGAAGAAGTAGAAACACCCAGGGCCGGGATGGTGTTTGTCTCTCCGGAAGAGGTTCGTAATTACTATAGCAAGTTTGCTCAGCGTGAAGGCTTTGGTATATACAGAAGAAGTTCAAGGTGTAGGGATGATGGCAAGTTAAATTACTTTACTCTTGCATGTGCAAGAGCTGGAAAGCGGGAAAGCACGGCAAAGAAAAAGTTTTCATTGAGACAGTCTCCTAAAACGAATTGCAAAGCCAAAGTTAATGTTGCACTTGGCTCTGATGGGAAGTTCCATCTGTGTCATGTCATTCTTGAACATAATCATGAACTGAGTCCAGGGATGTTTCATAGTAATAGATGCAAAAAAAGTGGGGGTCCTCGAGCACAAAGAAGAAGTAAAGCAAAAGATCCAGCGGAAGCAATAGTGCACCAAGATTATCCTTCTCTTGTTGGTGTAGCTACAAGCTGTGAAATTATACCATCAG ttGATTCTGCAGTGGAAGGAGTCAATGTTACTAAACAGTTAGCAAATGGTGACAAGCATCACCTATTCCCAAATACTGGCCATCCTACATCTGAAAGCACGCTCAATCATCTAAAGAGAAGAAGTTCAGCCCTTGAGAACTCCCAAAACT CACAAGATGTTTTTAAGCTTGCCCTTGCTAAGAAGGCTGTGGAACTTGTGAAATCTGGAATGGTGATTGGACTGGGAACAGGAGGTACATCTCTCGTCATTGAAGAGCTTGGAAAACTAATTGGTGAAGGAAAG TTGAAAGACATTGTCGCAGTTGGAGCAAACTACCATTCACGACTTCTAGCTAAACAGTTTGGTTTGAGAACG GTTGATTTGAATGATGTTGATAACATTGACATTGTGTTTGACGGGGTAGATGAAGTGGACTTCAATAAAAACCTGTTAAAG GGAGGGGAAGCTGCTCATACTGTTCAGAAG GTGGTTTATTCCATGGCAAATGTGTGCATAATATTAGCTGAACACACAAAGGTTGTTCATCGGCTTGGTAGCAAGTTTCCAGTCGCA GTTGAAGTTCTCCCACTTGCCACATCACCTGTTTCAAGGCGGCTCATTGCTCTTGGAGGAG TTCCTGAAATTCGATCTGCCCTAAGGAAGGATGGTCCAGTTATCACAGATCTTGGGAATATGATTATAGATGTGAg CTTCCCGAATGGGATACAGAACCCAGCTGAGCTTGAGAAGAACATCAATGTGATACCGGGTGTAGTTGATAATG GCATTGTTTCTGGGGTTGCAACATCTGTGCTGGTTGCAGTTAGAGATGGCGGTCATGTCAATGTGATGAACTTGGAGGAGTTTGTTGAAGTTGTGCTTGGCTGGAGATATGCAACTTCTACCTTGTAA
- the LOC115953315 gene encoding uncharacterized protein LOC115953315 isoform X3 — protein MVCYFMDWLTQDVFKLALAKKAVELVKSGMVIGLGTGGTSLVIEELGKLIGEGKLKDIVAVGANYHSRLLAKQFGLRTVDLNDVDNIDIVFDGVDEVDFNKNLLKGGEAAHTVQKVVYSMANVCIILAEHTKVVHRLGSKFPVAVEVLPLATSPVSRRLIALGGVPEIRSALRKDGPVITDLGNMIIDVSFPNGIQNPAELEKNINVIPGVVDNGIVSGVATSVLVAVRDGGHVNVMNLEEFVEVVLGWRYATSTL, from the exons ATGGTGTGTTACTTCATGGACTGGTTAA CACAAGATGTTTTTAAGCTTGCCCTTGCTAAGAAGGCTGTGGAACTTGTGAAATCTGGAATGGTGATTGGACTGGGAACAGGAGGTACATCTCTCGTCATTGAAGAGCTTGGAAAACTAATTGGTGAAGGAAAG TTGAAAGACATTGTCGCAGTTGGAGCAAACTACCATTCACGACTTCTAGCTAAACAGTTTGGTTTGAGAACG GTTGATTTGAATGATGTTGATAACATTGACATTGTGTTTGACGGGGTAGATGAAGTGGACTTCAATAAAAACCTGTTAAAG GGAGGGGAAGCTGCTCATACTGTTCAGAAG GTGGTTTATTCCATGGCAAATGTGTGCATAATATTAGCTGAACACACAAAGGTTGTTCATCGGCTTGGTAGCAAGTTTCCAGTCGCA GTTGAAGTTCTCCCACTTGCCACATCACCTGTTTCAAGGCGGCTCATTGCTCTTGGAGGAG TTCCTGAAATTCGATCTGCCCTAAGGAAGGATGGTCCAGTTATCACAGATCTTGGGAATATGATTATAGATGTGAg CTTCCCGAATGGGATACAGAACCCAGCTGAGCTTGAGAAGAACATCAATGTGATACCGGGTGTAGTTGATAATG GCATTGTTTCTGGGGTTGCAACATCTGTGCTGGTTGCAGTTAGAGATGGCGGTCATGTCAATGTGATGAACTTGGAGGAGTTTGTTGAAGTTGTGCTTGGCTGGAGATATGCAACTTCTACCTTGTAA
- the LOC115953398 gene encoding arginine/serine-rich coiled-coil protein 2 isoform X2 has protein sequence MDADLQSLPPDNADAKAAFRKPSTDATNRKYRRHSPVSGSSSPDEIPKQDQGSSPNVSRDDPVRVSEYRPRRRDDEREFYRDSSRSHYGRSNDSYRHSDRQSSRGSHGYSRHDDYVHDKHTDEEDRNYKRLSSRSGRESRGGAHSELTGKESEHSKSRDYSRHVDKYSRDDYDGRRSKDKDREVSSLEYQKYKDKDSSSDRAGSGRRHVPSEELERDRYTRDRGGRDEKRDYRRGDRLSYEETRGHRNGTSSGGDGGKHRLKDAYKSDPMELDGKKLSKEDKKKYNDRETNRDKDEYVREPGELVDDKFDSVSDNHESPAKKSKPYGLDKDTDYRKDVKPVSKFSSVAEDAKVTPGQGQANDSDAASDLNAAKVAAMKAAELVNRNLAGVGVGSSMTADQKKKLLWGSKKTTPAEESGHRWDTALFTDRERQEKFNKLMGVKGEVKVEQKPDDQEGSEVLRAEKQKELQLDLEKQYTAGLRRRDGRTVGLGL, from the exons ATGGATGCAGACTTGCAGTCCCTGCCCCCAGATAATGCTGATGCAAAAGCAGCATTTCGGAAGCCATCTACAGATGCAACAAACAGGAAGTATCGGCGCCATTCTCCAGTTAGTGGGTCATCTTCACCTGATG AAATTCCTAAGCAGGACCAGGGCTCTAGCCCAAACGTGTCAAGGGATGACCCCGTAAGAGTTTCTGAATATCGACCAAGAAGGAGGGATGATGAAAGGGAATTCTATAGGGATTCTAGCAGAAGTCATTATGGTAGAAGTAATGATTCTTATAGGCACTCTGATCGACAGTCATCCAGGGGCTCCCATGGTTACTCTAGGCACGACGACTATGTACATGACAAGCATACGGATGAAGAAGATAGAAACTATAAGAGGTTATCCTCCCGTTCTGGTCGAGAGTCGAGGGGTGGTGCTCATTCTGAGCTTACAGGAAAAGAAAGTGAGCACAGTAAGTCAAGAGATTATTCGAGACATGTGGACAAATATTCCCGAGATGATTATGATGGGCGTAGAAGCAAGGATAAAGATAGAGAAGTCTCATCACTAGAATACCAGAAATATAAAGATAAGGATTCATCATCTGATAGAGCTGGATCAGGTAGGAGACATGTGCCTTCTGAAGAGTTGGAGAGGGATAGATATACGAGGGACAGAGGTGGTCGAGATGAGAAGCGGGATTATCGTAGAGGTGACAGACTTTCCTATGAAGAGACCCGTGGGCACCGAAATGGCACAAGTTCAGGAGGAGACGGTGGTAAGCATCGCCTGAAAGATGCTTATAAGAGTGACCCAATGGAGCTGGATGGTAAAAAACTTTCCAAAGAGgacaagaaaaaatataatgacCGAGAAACTAACAGGGATAAGGACGAGTACGTTAGAGAACCAGGGGAGCTTGTTGATGATAAATTTGATTCTGTGAGTGATAATCATGAGTCTccagcaaaaaaatcaaaaccgtATGGTTTGGACAAGGACACTGACTATAGGAAAGATG TTAAACCAGTTTCGAAGTTCTCATCTGTAGCTGAGGATGCCAAAGTGACTCCAGGACAAGGCCAGGCCAATGATTCTGATGCTGCTAGTGATCTAAATGCTGCAAAAGTTGCTGCAATGAAAGCTGCTGAATTAG TTAACAGGAATCTTGCTGGAGTTGGAGTTGGAAGTTCCATGACTGCGGACCAAAAGAAGAAGCTTTTGTGGGGGAGCAAAAAGACCACACCTGCAGAAGAG TCTGGTCACCGTTGGGATACAGCATTGTTTACTGATCGTGAACGACAAGAAAAATTCAACAAACTCATG GGTGTGAAGGGCGAGGTGAAGGTGGAGCAGAAACCCGACGACCAAGAAGGAAGCGAAGTCCTCCGAGCCGAGAAGCAGAAAGAACTTCAGCTGGATTTAGAGAAGCAATATACTGCTGGACTCAGACGAAGGGATGGCCGTACTGTGGGATTAGGTCTTTAA
- the LOC115953398 gene encoding arginine/serine-rich coiled-coil protein 2 isoform X1, whose product MDADLQSLPPDNADAKAAFRKPSTDATNRKYRRHSPVSGSSSPDEIPKQDQGSSPNVSRDDPVRVSEYRPRRRDDEREFYRDSSRSHYGRSNDSYRHSDRQSSRGSHGYSRHDDYVHDKHTDEEDRNYKRLSSRSGRESRGGAHSELTGKESEHSKSRDYSRHVDKYSRDDYDGRRSKDKDREVSSLEYQKYKDKDSSSDRAGSGRRHVPSEELERDRYTRDRGGRDEKRDYRRGDRLSYEETRGHRNGTSSGGDGGKHRLKDAYKSDPMELDGKKLSKEDKKKYNDRETNRDKDEYVREPGELVDDKFDSVSDNHESPAKKSKPYGLDKDTDYRKDVKPVSKFSSVAEDAKVTPGQGQANDSDAASDLNAAKVAAMKAAELVNRNLAGVGVGSSMTADQKKKLLWGSKKTTPAEESGHRWDTALFTDRERQEKFNKLMSLRMPWCLWPLVGCEGRGEGGAETRRPRRKRSPPSREAERTSAGFREAIYCWTQTKGWPYCGIRSLSIYYGFFCTHPVFCNILLYSCGRVMLLVILYLWHVCADMLYCWDISDISKRLVSYDTFTTLMHVRFILGLILSPEGCLNLQARKFGLGAL is encoded by the exons ATGGATGCAGACTTGCAGTCCCTGCCCCCAGATAATGCTGATGCAAAAGCAGCATTTCGGAAGCCATCTACAGATGCAACAAACAGGAAGTATCGGCGCCATTCTCCAGTTAGTGGGTCATCTTCACCTGATG AAATTCCTAAGCAGGACCAGGGCTCTAGCCCAAACGTGTCAAGGGATGACCCCGTAAGAGTTTCTGAATATCGACCAAGAAGGAGGGATGATGAAAGGGAATTCTATAGGGATTCTAGCAGAAGTCATTATGGTAGAAGTAATGATTCTTATAGGCACTCTGATCGACAGTCATCCAGGGGCTCCCATGGTTACTCTAGGCACGACGACTATGTACATGACAAGCATACGGATGAAGAAGATAGAAACTATAAGAGGTTATCCTCCCGTTCTGGTCGAGAGTCGAGGGGTGGTGCTCATTCTGAGCTTACAGGAAAAGAAAGTGAGCACAGTAAGTCAAGAGATTATTCGAGACATGTGGACAAATATTCCCGAGATGATTATGATGGGCGTAGAAGCAAGGATAAAGATAGAGAAGTCTCATCACTAGAATACCAGAAATATAAAGATAAGGATTCATCATCTGATAGAGCTGGATCAGGTAGGAGACATGTGCCTTCTGAAGAGTTGGAGAGGGATAGATATACGAGGGACAGAGGTGGTCGAGATGAGAAGCGGGATTATCGTAGAGGTGACAGACTTTCCTATGAAGAGACCCGTGGGCACCGAAATGGCACAAGTTCAGGAGGAGACGGTGGTAAGCATCGCCTGAAAGATGCTTATAAGAGTGACCCAATGGAGCTGGATGGTAAAAAACTTTCCAAAGAGgacaagaaaaaatataatgacCGAGAAACTAACAGGGATAAGGACGAGTACGTTAGAGAACCAGGGGAGCTTGTTGATGATAAATTTGATTCTGTGAGTGATAATCATGAGTCTccagcaaaaaaatcaaaaccgtATGGTTTGGACAAGGACACTGACTATAGGAAAGATG TTAAACCAGTTTCGAAGTTCTCATCTGTAGCTGAGGATGCCAAAGTGACTCCAGGACAAGGCCAGGCCAATGATTCTGATGCTGCTAGTGATCTAAATGCTGCAAAAGTTGCTGCAATGAAAGCTGCTGAATTAG TTAACAGGAATCTTGCTGGAGTTGGAGTTGGAAGTTCCATGACTGCGGACCAAAAGAAGAAGCTTTTGTGGGGGAGCAAAAAGACCACACCTGCAGAAGAG TCTGGTCACCGTTGGGATACAGCATTGTTTACTGATCGTGAACGACAAGAAAAATTCAACAAACTCATG AGTCTGAGGATGCCTTGGTGCCTATGGCCACTTGTAGGGTGTGAAGGGCGAGGTGAAGGTGGAGCAGAAACCCGACGACCAAGAAGGAAGCGAAGTCCTCCGAGCCGAGAAGCAGAAAGAACTTCAGCTGGATTTAGAGAAGCAATATACTGCTGGACTCAGACGAAGGGATGGCCGTACTGTGGGATTAGGTCTTTAAGCATTTACTATGGATTCTTCTGCACTCATCCAGTGTTTTGCAATATTTTGTTATACTCTTGTGGAAGAGTAATGCTTCTTGTGATTTTATACTTGTGGCATGTTTGTGCGGATATGCTTTATTGTTGGGATATTTCAGATATCAGCAAAAGATTAGTGTCATATGACACTTTTACAACCTTGATGCATGTGAGATTCATTCTCGGCCTCATTCTCAGCCCTGAAGGCTGTTTAAACCTTCAAGCTCGAAAGTTTGGTTTGGGAGCTCTATAA